Proteins encoded together in one Calditrichota bacterium window:
- a CDS encoding DNA polymerase III subunit alpha produces MVRSEFSFLNGASRLEELVKVAAQLGYDTLALTDVDHLCGVPEFLGLCKRHGVRPILGLELTLNTGRVIALAKSRKGFASLCRLVTESHLENERRQPMLQEDRLLDDADDLILIAGGNDAPFASWVYQQRIDRAEARLRGMQNRLGADFFVRIERTLQPMQQEFNARLTSLCSDLRIPVVACNSVHYARPNQYRIFDLLSCIRNLIKLDDPHPERPINGFGYLQSPIAFTRLFADMPQALEMTHSIADRCENYSLNDELYRPRFGSISEDASIRELYKLTEAGARRKYGSINDELDKRIKYELSVITDLSFAGYFLIVHDLLTFARSKGVRYAGRGSSADSVVAFCLDITKVDAFERNLRFERFINPERKESLPDIDIDFDRRYRDEIVQYVIGKYGQEHVAGVASFNRYRARGTIRDVAKALGFETEDIDKLARYSHWALSAKRIASTLDSRPEIRSLQVDKKKFELLFELCAGLDDVPRHISAHPCGVMITGAPVQGITPLLRAANGMLISHYDKDGVEDLGLVKFDLLSLPTLGVVEDTAVMVRQHSPKFEYDQIPLDDEKTFELLRSGETTGGFQNESPAQQSLAPRLQARTIEDVIAAVALIRPGPLKGDMVEPFVRRRNGTEAVTTIHPVIDTILEHTYGVVLYQEQVISIAVELAGFTPGQADVLRRTISHNRSYEKMAELGEQFVKQAIERGVEPDLAQKVFTWIQGYAGYGFCEAHAASFGDTSYKTAYLLQHHPAEFYASLLNHQPMGFFPAATLMNEARRRGIAVLGPDCNSSGATTTVQNGAIRIGLLQISGMNEAEAKEITGAAPYVSWGDFVRRVRLNRDLLENLVLSGAFDSLHKNRKELLFSLGTILPPIDTGKLTLALDLEPVISRRPDFDAFTRSMQEHRVLGFSPDRHIISFWRESLAKRGIQTCREVKTNQDSKTILSAAGVVIRPHTPPTKSGKRVIFFSLEDESGLLNVTVFPDVQEKFGHLIPGQSMLVVTGRKDKRGSNGLTASHLAPLPNRFGKK; encoded by the coding sequence ATGGTTCGCAGCGAGTTCAGCTTTCTGAATGGCGCATCGCGGTTGGAAGAGCTTGTCAAAGTTGCTGCCCAACTTGGTTATGACACGCTTGCGCTTACCGATGTAGACCACTTGTGCGGAGTTCCGGAGTTTCTTGGGTTATGCAAACGCCACGGAGTGCGACCGATACTAGGGTTAGAACTTACATTAAACACCGGCAGAGTAATCGCCCTTGCCAAATCGCGCAAGGGTTTTGCTTCTCTATGTAGGTTAGTTACGGAATCGCATCTGGAAAATGAACGGCGTCAGCCCATGCTTCAGGAAGATCGTCTTCTTGATGACGCAGATGACTTGATTCTGATTGCGGGTGGCAATGATGCACCATTCGCATCATGGGTTTATCAGCAACGCATAGATAGGGCAGAAGCCAGGCTCCGTGGTATGCAAAATAGACTAGGCGCAGATTTTTTCGTGCGCATAGAACGAACGTTACAACCAATGCAGCAGGAATTCAACGCAAGACTGACGAGCCTTTGTTCGGATTTGAGAATCCCAGTCGTAGCCTGCAACTCTGTTCACTACGCACGTCCTAATCAATATCGCATCTTCGATTTGCTATCCTGCATTCGCAACCTAATTAAACTGGACGACCCGCATCCTGAACGACCAATCAATGGATTCGGTTATTTGCAAAGCCCTATAGCTTTCACAAGACTGTTTGCAGACATGCCACAGGCTTTGGAAATGACTCATTCCATCGCTGATCGCTGCGAGAATTACTCATTGAATGACGAGTTGTATCGACCACGGTTTGGCAGCATTTCTGAAGATGCTTCAATCCGCGAACTGTACAAGTTAACAGAAGCTGGTGCCCGAAGAAAATACGGCAGCATCAATGATGAGCTCGACAAGCGGATCAAATACGAACTTAGTGTCATCACGGATTTAAGTTTTGCAGGATACTTTCTGATCGTCCATGACCTCTTGACTTTTGCGAGGTCAAAAGGCGTCAGATACGCAGGGCGGGGCAGTTCAGCCGACTCTGTTGTGGCCTTTTGTCTGGACATTACAAAGGTAGATGCTTTCGAGCGCAACCTACGGTTTGAGAGATTCATCAACCCGGAACGAAAGGAATCGCTGCCAGACATTGATATTGATTTCGACCGTCGGTACCGCGATGAGATAGTTCAATATGTCATTGGCAAGTACGGACAAGAACACGTCGCAGGCGTGGCATCCTTCAATCGATACAGAGCACGGGGCACGATCCGGGACGTTGCAAAAGCACTAGGCTTTGAAACAGAGGATATTGACAAGCTGGCCAGGTATTCCCATTGGGCGCTTTCTGCCAAACGGATTGCTTCTACACTCGATAGTAGGCCTGAAATACGATCTTTGCAGGTTGACAAGAAGAAGTTCGAACTTCTGTTTGAACTTTGCGCGGGCTTGGATGATGTGCCAAGACACATTTCTGCACATCCATGCGGCGTAATGATAACAGGAGCGCCGGTTCAGGGAATCACGCCACTTCTGCGTGCAGCCAACGGCATGTTGATTTCGCATTATGACAAAGATGGTGTTGAAGATCTCGGCTTGGTCAAATTTGATTTGCTTTCATTGCCTACGCTAGGCGTAGTCGAAGATACGGCAGTAATGGTTCGGCAGCATTCGCCCAAGTTTGAGTATGACCAAATCCCACTTGATGATGAAAAGACCTTCGAACTGCTACGATCTGGAGAAACCACCGGTGGATTTCAAAATGAAAGCCCAGCACAACAATCCCTCGCACCAAGACTGCAAGCACGAACCATTGAAGACGTCATTGCTGCCGTCGCGTTGATTCGGCCAGGTCCACTAAAAGGTGATATGGTCGAACCATTTGTCAGGCGTCGAAATGGCACGGAAGCGGTCACTACAATTCATCCAGTTATCGACACGATTCTGGAGCACACCTACGGCGTCGTTTTGTACCAAGAACAGGTAATCAGTATCGCAGTAGAACTAGCTGGGTTCACACCCGGCCAAGCCGATGTCTTACGCAGGACTATTTCTCACAATCGATCGTATGAGAAGATGGCCGAATTAGGCGAACAGTTTGTGAAACAGGCCATTGAACGCGGTGTTGAACCAGATTTGGCGCAGAAAGTCTTTACTTGGATTCAAGGCTACGCAGGATATGGCTTTTGTGAAGCACACGCAGCTTCATTTGGGGATACGAGTTACAAAACAGCCTATCTACTTCAACATCATCCAGCTGAATTCTACGCTTCGCTACTGAATCATCAACCAATGGGGTTCTTTCCGGCTGCCACGTTGATGAATGAAGCCAGGCGAAGGGGAATTGCCGTTTTGGGACCGGATTGTAATAGCAGTGGTGCCACAACTACAGTCCAAAATGGGGCGATTCGAATTGGGCTATTGCAGATTTCGGGAATGAACGAGGCGGAAGCGAAAGAAATAACTGGTGCAGCTCCGTATGTCTCGTGGGGTGATTTTGTACGGCGCGTTCGACTGAATCGCGACCTACTGGAGAACCTTGTTTTGTCAGGTGCGTTTGACTCGCTTCACAAGAATCGCAAAGAACTACTTTTCAGCTTAGGGACAATTCTGCCGCCGATTGATACGGGCAAGCTTACGCTGGCCTTGGATCTTGAACCGGTGATTTCACGCAGACCGGACTTTGATGCCTTCACGCGTTCAATGCAGGAACATCGCGTTCTGGGCTTTTCACCAGATCGGCATATTATCTCTTTCTGGCGGGAGTCACTTGCGAAGCGGGGGATTCAGACATGCAGAGAAGTAAAGACCAATCAAGATTCCAAAACAATTCTGTCAGCAGCCGGAGTTGTAATACGACCACACACACCACCAACTAAGTCCGGCAAACGAGTCATTTTCTTCTCCCTCGAAGATGAATCCGGACTATTGAACGTCACGGTCTTTCCGGACGTGCAGGAGAAGTTTGGTCATCTGATTCCAGGTCAATCAATGCTGGTTGTCACGGGCAGAAAGGACAAGCGTGGCAGCAATGGACTGACTGCGTCGCATCTGGCGCCACTTCCCAATAGATTTGGAAAAAAGTAA